A window of Thermosynechococcus sp. NK55a contains these coding sequences:
- a CDS encoding sulfurtransferase TusA family protein: METLDLRGTPCPLNFVRTKLRLQQLPPQQPLEVWLDAGEPIEQVPDSLRMAGYEVLRIEPRQDYFALQVQRPA, from the coding sequence ATGGAAACATTGGATCTACGGGGAACGCCCTGTCCTTTGAACTTTGTGCGCACGAAACTGCGCCTGCAACAGTTGCCCCCCCAGCAGCCCCTTGAGGTGTGGTTGGATGCGGGCGAACCCATTGAGCAGGTGCCCGATAGTTTGCGGATGGCGGGCTATGAGGTTCTCAGAATTGAGCCACGGCAGGACTATTTTGCCCTTCAGGTGCAGCGTCCCGCATGA
- the rsgA gene encoding small ribosomal subunit biogenesis GTPase RsgA, which yields MSELVGLVRAVQANYYRVRLREPTNGVEELLCVRRARLKKMGQQICVGDWVVVSHPDWPGQRGAIAEILPRRNQLPRPAIANVDQILLLFALADPPADVHQITRFLLTAEGLNVEIQVVFTKADLVSPQAQQQWRDRLQQWGYRCHVLSLTQGTAWQALRPHLANQITVVCGPSGVGKSSLIRHLTPREDIRVGVVSDHWHRGRHTTRHVELFPLPAGGWIADTPGFNQPELPPDPQQLAAAFPEIRQRLSKNQCLFDNCRHDQEPGCCVRGNWERYPLYIAYLHQLETIASSEPSLGKVPPVKAKSDRQGQQRLEPLLDPKKYRRRSRRQQHQHLNPMAEEVLDSEW from the coding sequence ATGAGTGAGCTGGTGGGCTTGGTGCGAGCTGTCCAGGCCAATTACTATCGTGTCCGCCTACGGGAACCCACCAATGGGGTTGAGGAACTCCTCTGCGTGCGCCGTGCTCGCCTCAAGAAGATGGGGCAACAGATCTGCGTGGGAGATTGGGTGGTGGTGAGCCATCCCGATTGGCCAGGACAACGGGGGGCGATCGCTGAGATTTTGCCCCGCCGCAATCAATTGCCCCGCCCGGCAATTGCCAATGTAGATCAGATTTTGCTGCTTTTTGCCTTGGCCGACCCCCCTGCGGATGTCCATCAAATTACCCGCTTCCTTTTGACCGCTGAAGGGTTAAATGTTGAAATTCAGGTGGTTTTTACCAAAGCGGATTTGGTTTCTCCCCAAGCGCAACAGCAGTGGCGCGATCGCCTGCAACAATGGGGCTATCGTTGCCATGTCCTCAGCCTTACCCAAGGAACAGCTTGGCAGGCTCTGCGTCCCCATCTGGCCAATCAAATCACGGTCGTCTGTGGCCCCTCGGGGGTGGGCAAAAGTAGCTTGATCCGCCATCTTACACCTCGGGAGGATATTCGCGTCGGCGTGGTCTCCGATCACTGGCATCGAGGACGGCACACTACACGCCATGTGGAACTCTTTCCCCTACCGGCGGGGGGCTGGATTGCCGATACACCGGGCTTTAACCAACCGGAATTGCCCCCAGATCCGCAGCAATTGGCGGCGGCTTTTCCGGAGATTCGCCAACGGCTAAGCAAGAATCAGTGCCTCTTTGATAACTGTCGCCACGATCAGGAACCGGGCTGCTGTGTCCGTGGCAACTGGGAGCGCTACCCCCTCTACATTGCGTATTTACACCAGCTAGAAACAATCGCTAGTTCAGAGCCATCCTTGGGGAAGGTGCCCCCAGTGAAGGCCAAGAGTGACCGCCAAGGTCAGCAGCGCCTTGAACCCCTCTTGGATCCGAAAAAATATCGTCGGCGATCGCGACGGCAGCAACATCAGCACCTCAATCCCATGGCTGAGGAAGTCCTCGATAGCGAATGGTGA
- a CDS encoding carboxylesterase: MSLVNLPFFYGHRAGDRACLLLHGLGGGAYELQLLGEVLYETGWTVQGILYPGHDRPSAQMPASTWPQWYEAVVTAFQVLRESYSTVAVVGFSTGGTLALHLAYHYSVDALVLLAPFLRIYRPWFSAVRPERLVRSLGRWIPWVPRRSLPIRDRALRQAAEEACFFKSFNLQAVGSALDLIAQVEQELPMITTPTLILQSRADTIVDPQGAQRIYEDLGSPNKELHWLKDSDHLLPLDVEREQVFAKVVAFLGR, encoded by the coding sequence GTGAGTCTGGTCAATCTTCCCTTTTTCTATGGCCATAGGGCGGGCGATCGCGCCTGTTTGCTCCTCCATGGCTTGGGGGGTGGGGCTTATGAACTGCAGCTTTTGGGAGAAGTTCTCTATGAAACGGGTTGGACGGTTCAGGGCATTCTGTATCCGGGGCACGATCGCCCCAGTGCCCAAATGCCCGCCTCGACATGGCCGCAGTGGTATGAGGCCGTCGTCACCGCCTTCCAAGTCTTGCGAGAGAGCTACTCAACGGTTGCGGTGGTTGGCTTTTCCACAGGAGGAACCCTAGCCCTCCATCTTGCCTATCACTATTCCGTTGATGCCCTAGTGCTCCTTGCGCCCTTTTTGCGCATCTATCGACCTTGGTTTTCCGCCGTCAGACCCGAGAGGCTGGTGCGGTCCCTTGGTCGCTGGATTCCTTGGGTACCTCGGCGGAGCCTACCGATTCGCGATCGCGCTCTGCGCCAAGCAGCGGAAGAAGCCTGTTTTTTTAAGAGTTTCAATTTACAGGCAGTAGGCAGTGCCCTCGACCTCATTGCCCAAGTGGAGCAGGAGCTGCCCATGATCACAACACCGACACTGATTCTCCAAAGTCGCGCCGACACCATCGTGGACCCCCAAGGGGCACAGAGGATCTATGAAGACTTAGGCAGTCCCAACAAGGAATTGCATTGGCTCAAGGATTCGGATCATTTGCTCCCCCTGGATGTGGAGCGAGAGCAGGTATTCGCCAAGGTGGTCGCCTTTTTGGGAAGATAG
- the dusB gene encoding tRNA dihydrouridine synthase DusB: MSTPTLSPALKARLATPLQIGSVRVNSRVLQSPLAGVTDLVFRRLVRRYAPESMMYTEMVSASGLHYLKTLPRIMEVDANEHPISIQLFDCRPDFLAEAAIKAVAEGADTVDINMGCPVNKITKNGGGSSLLRDVQTAVTIVRTVSKAVPVPVTVKTRIGWSDEEINILDFAKAMEDAGAAMITVHGRTRAQGFNGPARWEWIARVKERVSIPVIANGDIFSVEAAVRCLEQTGADGVMCSRGTMGYPFLVGEIDHFLKTGELRPAPTVVERLQCARDHLIALWEYKGERGIRQARKHLTWYAKGFADAAELRGELCRIETLEAGLALLDAAIERLQMASEMEAIAA, from the coding sequence ATGAGCACGCCAACCCTGTCACCAGCGCTCAAAGCCCGTTTAGCCACGCCACTGCAGATTGGCTCTGTTAGGGTCAATAGTCGGGTATTGCAGTCCCCTTTAGCAGGTGTAACGGACCTCGTCTTTCGCCGCTTAGTGCGCCGATATGCCCCTGAGTCGATGATGTATACCGAGATGGTCAGTGCGTCGGGGCTGCACTATCTGAAAACATTACCCCGGATTATGGAAGTGGATGCGAATGAGCATCCCATCAGTATTCAGCTTTTTGACTGTCGGCCTGATTTTCTCGCAGAAGCCGCGATAAAGGCAGTGGCTGAAGGGGCAGACACCGTGGACATCAATATGGGCTGCCCCGTGAATAAAATCACGAAGAATGGCGGTGGTTCTTCCCTACTGCGGGATGTACAAACAGCAGTAACCATTGTGCGTACGGTCTCAAAGGCGGTGCCTGTGCCAGTCACGGTGAAAACTCGCATTGGCTGGAGTGATGAGGAAATCAATATCCTTGACTTTGCCAAGGCGATGGAAGATGCTGGTGCGGCAATGATTACGGTTCATGGGCGTACCCGTGCCCAGGGCTTTAATGGCCCAGCCCGCTGGGAGTGGATTGCGCGGGTGAAGGAGCGCGTCAGTATTCCCGTGATTGCCAATGGCGATATTTTCTCGGTAGAGGCGGCAGTCCGCTGCTTGGAGCAAACCGGGGCAGATGGGGTGATGTGCTCGCGGGGAACGATGGGATATCCCTTCTTGGTGGGAGAAATTGATCACTTTTTGAAAACGGGGGAATTGCGGCCTGCGCCAACGGTGGTTGAGCGTCTGCAATGTGCGCGAGATCATCTGATTGCCCTCTGGGAGTACAAAGGGGAACGGGGGATTCGCCAAGCGCGTAAGCATTTGACGTGGTACGCCAAGGGCTTTGCCGATGCAGCAGAACTGCGCGGTGAATTGTGTCGCATTGAAACCCTAGAGGCTGGTTTAGCTCTCCTCGATGCAGCAATTGAGCGCTTGCAAATGGCCTCCGAAATGGAGGCGATCGCAGCCTAA
- the pflB gene encoding formate C-acetyltransferase encodes MNCTRYTTRYTELPEAAWQGFTGGDWVEHIDVRDFIQRNYTPYTGDASFLVGASDRTQQLWAKVRALMALEREKGVLDADTSVPSSITAHPPGYIDRELEQIVGLQTDKPLKRAIMPFGGIRVVETALKAYGYELDPRTKEIFTKYRKTHNDGVFDAYTPEMRRCRKSGIITGLPDAYGRGRIIGDYRRVPLYGVDRLIADKQAQQASLEVDVMDEETIRLREELSEQIKALNELKEMAASYGFDISRPAANGKEAIQWLYFGYLAAVKEQNGAAMSLGRVSTFLDIYFERDLRQGTATEADIQEWIDHFVMKLRMVRFLRTPEYNELFSGDPTWVTESIGGMGLDGRPLVTKTSFRILNTLYTLGPAPEPNLTVLWSENLPEAFKRFCAQVSIDTSSIQYENDDLMRPYWGDDYAIACCVSAMRVGKQMQFFGARVNLAKALLYAINGGRDEVSGQQVAPMFAPITGDTLKWEEVLPRFEQMMAWLAKVYVNTLNVIHYMHDKYCYERLEMALHDRDVFRTMACGVAGLSVVADALSAIKYAEVKVIRNAEGLAVDYEIKGDFPKYGNNDDRVDSLAVWVVETFMNEVRKHKTYRNAVPTQSILTITSNVVYGKKTGSTPDGRKAGEPFAPGANPMHGRDTKGAIASLASVAKLPYIHAQDGISNTFSIVPSALGKTREDQISNLVNMLDGYIHDQGFHINVNVLNREMLLDAMDHPELYPQLTIRVSGYAVNFIKLTREQQLDVINRTFHERF; translated from the coding sequence ATGAACTGTACACGCTACACTACACGCTACACAGAATTGCCCGAAGCGGCATGGCAAGGATTTACAGGGGGTGACTGGGTTGAGCACATTGATGTGCGCGACTTTATTCAGCGCAACTATACCCCCTACACCGGAGATGCTTCCTTCCTCGTAGGCGCCAGCGATCGCACCCAGCAACTCTGGGCAAAAGTGCGTGCGCTGATGGCTCTAGAGCGCGAAAAAGGCGTCCTTGATGCCGACACCAGCGTGCCTTCCTCAATCACAGCCCACCCACCGGGTTACATCGATCGGGAGCTGGAGCAAATCGTTGGCCTGCAAACCGATAAGCCCTTGAAACGGGCGATTATGCCCTTTGGCGGCATTCGCGTGGTTGAAACCGCCCTCAAGGCCTACGGCTATGAACTAGATCCGCGCACGAAGGAAATCTTTACCAAATATCGCAAAACCCACAACGATGGCGTCTTTGATGCCTACACACCCGAAATGCGCCGCTGCCGTAAATCGGGAATCATTACCGGACTGCCAGATGCCTACGGCCGGGGTCGGATTATTGGTGACTATCGCCGCGTGCCGCTCTACGGGGTAGATCGCTTGATTGCCGACAAACAGGCGCAGCAGGCCTCCCTTGAAGTCGATGTCATGGATGAAGAAACCATCCGCCTGCGAGAAGAGCTCTCAGAGCAAATCAAAGCCCTCAATGAACTCAAGGAAATGGCCGCCAGCTATGGCTTTGATATTTCGCGGCCAGCGGCCAATGGCAAAGAGGCTATTCAGTGGCTCTACTTTGGCTACCTGGCGGCGGTCAAAGAACAAAACGGCGCTGCCATGTCCCTTGGGCGGGTCTCAACCTTTCTTGACATTTACTTTGAGCGAGATTTGCGTCAGGGCACAGCCACAGAAGCCGACATTCAAGAGTGGATTGACCACTTTGTCATGAAACTGCGGATGGTGCGCTTCCTGCGGACGCCGGAATACAATGAACTCTTCTCTGGGGATCCCACGTGGGTCACGGAGTCCATTGGCGGTATGGGTCTCGATGGTCGCCCGTTGGTGACGAAAACCAGCTTCCGTATTTTGAATACCCTCTATACCCTGGGGCCTGCCCCCGAACCCAACCTGACGGTGCTGTGGTCGGAAAACTTGCCAGAGGCCTTCAAGCGTTTCTGTGCTCAAGTGTCCATTGACACCAGTTCCATCCAATACGAAAACGACGACTTGATGCGTCCCTACTGGGGGGATGACTACGCGATCGCCTGCTGCGTTTCGGCGATGCGAGTCGGCAAACAAATGCAATTCTTTGGGGCACGGGTGAACTTGGCCAAAGCCCTCCTCTACGCAATCAACGGTGGTCGGGATGAAGTCTCTGGTCAGCAGGTGGCACCGATGTTTGCCCCAATTACCGGCGACACACTGAAGTGGGAAGAGGTGCTGCCACGCTTTGAGCAGATGATGGCTTGGTTGGCGAAGGTGTATGTAAATACCCTTAACGTCATCCACTATATGCACGATAAGTACTGCTATGAGCGGCTGGAGATGGCGCTCCACGATCGCGATGTCTTCCGCACAATGGCCTGTGGGGTGGCTGGTCTATCGGTGGTGGCGGATGCCCTCTCGGCCATTAAGTACGCCGAGGTGAAAGTAATCCGGAATGCCGAAGGGTTGGCCGTGGACTACGAGATCAAGGGCGACTTTCCGAAGTACGGCAACAATGACGATCGCGTGGATAGTCTTGCGGTGTGGGTCGTGGAAACCTTCATGAACGAAGTCCGCAAACACAAAACCTACCGCAATGCGGTGCCCACCCAGTCAATCCTGACGATTACCTCCAACGTCGTCTATGGCAAGAAAACCGGCAGTACTCCCGATGGCCGCAAGGCGGGTGAACCTTTTGCGCCAGGGGCCAACCCCATGCACGGTCGCGATACCAAAGGGGCGATCGCCTCACTAGCGTCCGTGGCCAAGTTGCCCTATATCCATGCCCAAGATGGCATCTCCAATACCTTCTCTATCGTGCCTAGTGCCCTTGGCAAGACCCGGGAAGATCAAATCAGCAACCTGGTGAATATGTTGGATGGGTACATCCATGATCAGGGCTTCCACATCAACGTCAACGTGCTCAACCGCGAAATGTTGCTAGATGCTATGGATCACCCTGAACTGTACCCACAACTCACCATTCGGGTGTCTGGATATGCGGTGAATTTCATTAAACTCACCCGCGAACAACAGTTGGATGTTATTAACCGCACGTTCCACGAGCGCTTTTAG